One genomic segment of Paenibacillus sp. FSL H8-0332 includes these proteins:
- the asd gene encoding aspartate-semialdehyde dehydrogenase: MSRKLRAGIVGGTGMVGQRFIALLENHPWFQVTAIAASVNSAGKSYEESVQGRWKLSTPMPEAVKGIMVQDASKVEEVAADVDLIFCAVDMKKEEIKALEEAYARTGTPVISNNSAHRWTPDVPMVIPEINPEHLEVIAQQRKRLGTETGFIAVKPNCSIQSYMPTLNALHEFKPSKVVVTTYQAISGAGKTFTDWPDMVDNVIPYIGGEEEKSEQEPLRIWGKVTSEGIVPSTQPVITTQCIRVPVADGHMAAVFASFEQKPSREEILERWNSFQGRPQQLGLPSAPKQFITYFEEENRPQTRLDRDIENGMGISAGRLREDSLYDYKFVSLSHNTVRGAAGGAVLIAELLKAEGYIQPK; this comes from the coding sequence ATGTCGAGGAAGCTCAGAGCGGGTATTGTTGGCGGTACCGGTATGGTCGGCCAGCGTTTCATTGCACTTTTGGAGAATCATCCATGGTTTCAGGTAACAGCGATTGCGGCGAGCGTGAATTCAGCCGGCAAGTCCTATGAGGAGTCTGTTCAAGGCAGATGGAAGCTGTCCACTCCTATGCCCGAAGCCGTCAAAGGCATCATGGTTCAAGACGCCTCCAAGGTGGAGGAAGTGGCTGCGGATGTGGATCTGATCTTCTGCGCCGTAGATATGAAGAAGGAAGAGATCAAGGCGCTGGAAGAGGCTTATGCGCGTACCGGAACTCCGGTGATTTCCAACAACTCGGCACACCGCTGGACACCGGATGTTCCGATGGTGATTCCCGAGATCAACCCGGAGCATCTGGAGGTCATCGCCCAGCAGCGCAAGCGTCTGGGGACAGAGACCGGCTTCATCGCCGTGAAACCTAACTGTTCCATTCAGAGTTATATGCCTACCCTGAATGCGCTTCATGAGTTCAAGCCTTCCAAGGTGGTTGTAACCACTTATCAGGCGATTTCAGGTGCAGGTAAGACCTTTACAGACTGGCCGGATATGGTGGATAACGTGATTCCTTACATCGGCGGAGAAGAAGAGAAGAGCGAGCAGGAGCCGCTGCGGATCTGGGGTAAGGTAACCAGTGAGGGGATTGTCCCAAGCACGCAGCCGGTAATCACCACACAGTGTATTCGTGTGCCTGTTGCTGACGGCCATATGGCGGCTGTCTTTGCCTCCTTTGAACAAAAGCCTTCCCGTGAAGAGATTCTGGAACGGTGGAACAGCTTCCAAGGGCGTCCGCAGCAGCTCGGTCTGCCGAGCGCGCCTAAGCAGTTCATCACGTATTTTGAGGAAGAGAACCGTCCGCAGACCCGTCTGGACCGTGACATTGAGAACGGCATGGGCATCTCCGCAGGGCGTCTGCGCGAGGATTCACTGTACGATTACAAATTCGTCAGCCTGTCCCACAACACGGTAAGAGGCGCTGCCGGCGGTGCGGTATTGATCGCTGAATTGCTTAAGGCCGAAGGATACATTCAGCCCAAATAA
- a CDS encoding DUF3934 family protein, with product MVAKSKGGGTGRGTGSKGWTRWNKTAKPVKPAKSGPPGTPGAKGAKPVKPAKSGSGSNKTGGAK from the coding sequence ATTGTGGCAAAAAGTAAAGGCGGCGGCACAGGCAGAGGAACAGGCAGCAAGGGCTGGACCCGTTGGAATAAGACGGCAAAACCCGTGAAGCCGGCCAAAAGCGGCCCTCCCGGAACCCCAGGCGCCAAAGGGGCCAAACCAGTCAAGCCAGCTAAGAGCGGCAGCGGCAGCAACAAAACCGGAGGCGCTAAATAA
- a CDS encoding pseudouridine synthase yields the protein MRINKYISETGVYPRRETNRLIADGRITINGKVCAPGASVEPGDAVAVDGITVTPDREEQVYLALNKPVGITCTAARHVKGNIVDYINYPSRIFAVGRLDKHSEGLILLTNDGSIVNRMMRSEHSHEKEYRVSVDKPVTEDFLAEMSAGVDILETRTKPCLTRRISDREFMIILTQGLNLQIRRMCKALGYRVLRLERVRIMHITLSGLPQGQWRRLTEEELGELHTQLDG from the coding sequence ATGAGAATTAATAAATATATCAGTGAGACTGGTGTTTATCCGCGCAGAGAGACGAACCGGCTGATTGCCGACGGAAGGATCACGATTAACGGGAAGGTCTGTGCGCCTGGAGCAAGTGTGGAGCCTGGAGATGCGGTGGCTGTAGACGGAATTACTGTGACTCCAGACCGGGAGGAGCAGGTCTATCTGGCGCTGAACAAGCCGGTAGGCATTACCTGTACTGCCGCCCGGCACGTGAAAGGGAATATAGTAGATTATATCAACTATCCCTCCCGGATTTTTGCTGTCGGCAGACTGGATAAGCACTCGGAAGGGCTGATTCTCCTGACCAATGACGGGTCGATTGTCAACCGGATGATGCGGTCTGAGCATAGTCATGAGAAGGAGTACCGGGTGAGCGTGGACAAGCCGGTCACGGAAGACTTTTTGGCGGAGATGTCAGCGGGTGTAGATATTCTGGAGACCCGGACCAAGCCATGCCTCACCCGGCGGATCTCGGACAGGGAGTTCATGATTATTCTGACCCAGGGGCTGAATCTGCAGATCCGCCGGATGTGCAAGGCGCTGGGCTACCGTGTGCTCCGCCTGGAGCGGGTGCGAATTATGCATATCACGCTCAGCGGTCTTCCGCAAGGGCAGTGGAGACGGCTAACGGAGGAAGAACTGGGGGAGCTCCACACACAACTGGATGGTTAA
- a CDS encoding GNAT family N-acetyltransferase produces MIIVAQGYENKGLRYTVRSASPQDALQLSALRLKIDGETENLDRVQGEGFIGPEGFRSLIAADTASGTNLFLVAEIQDRLAGFARCEGSPLRRLAHQAEFGVGVLQEFWGYGIGRSLLEQSIAWADAISLEKLSLKVLERNDKAIRLYESLGFEVEGVLRRDKRLADGQFYSTIVMGRLRGDSAED; encoded by the coding sequence ATGATTATTGTTGCACAGGGATATGAAAATAAAGGGCTCCGCTACACGGTGAGATCCGCCTCACCGCAAGATGCCCTGCAGTTGTCCGCGCTGAGGCTGAAGATCGACGGGGAGACGGAGAATTTAGACCGGGTTCAGGGGGAAGGATTCATCGGCCCGGAGGGCTTCCGGTCGCTTATAGCGGCGGATACGGCCAGCGGCACGAACCTGTTCCTGGTTGCCGAGATTCAGGACAGGCTGGCGGGCTTCGCCAGATGTGAAGGAAGTCCGCTCCGCAGACTGGCCCATCAGGCCGAATTCGGAGTCGGAGTGCTGCAGGAGTTCTGGGGATACGGCATCGGCCGGAGCCTGCTGGAGCAGTCTATTGCCTGGGCGGATGCCATCAGCCTGGAGAAGCTGAGCTTGAAGGTTCTGGAGAGGAATGACAAGGCGATCCGGCTCTATGAGAGCCTGGGCTTCGAGGTTGAAGGTGTCCTGCGCAGAGACAAGCGGCTGGCAGACGGACAATTCTATTCTACTATTGTTATGGGCAGATTACGCGGGGACAGCGCAGAAGATTAA